The following proteins are co-located in the Silene latifolia isolate original U9 population chromosome 1, ASM4854445v1, whole genome shotgun sequence genome:
- the LOC141653363 gene encoding uncharacterized protein LOC141653363, with protein MDLKIIKENLTYRIESEHYRVGVRDFMIYATSKAASSSGKIRCPCAKCVNNKLLSADEVNLHLLDTGIMCNYTTWIFHGEHLDQTSSSTETISENPPLSRMCQLVQDVYGHRTPKHDLSNSPNMINTPTNGSSKDAEDFYNLLKDTDQELWPGCELTKLSFLVLLFHIKSSNKWSNKSITDLLGILRLAIPNGADLPKSISDAKKIIGKLGLGYDKIDVCPSKNHCQLFWKDKVDDDTCSVCGTSRWKNVQEQSTSTGRKKKKGVPAKVLRYFPLKPRLKRLYMSKHTATLMRWHSEERVRDDRVLRHPADSKAWQDFDSKYPAFGTESRNIRLGLASDGFNPFGILSSTYSCWPVVLVPYNLPPWMCLKPSSLILSTLIPGPTSPGNKIDVYLQPLIEELIDLWVNGIETYDASKDETFTLKAGLLWTINDFPAYGMLSGWGVHGENACPSCDSQTNSKWLYNSHKRCFMGHRRLLEEDHAFRFNKHAFNGEEEHEVALVSLSGVDMVRQIQAISNFTDSKTWKKKSIFFELPYWDSHLIRHNLDVMHIEKNVCDNVIGTLLNLEGKSKDNLKARQDLEAMGIRKELHPQERGSTTRLYLPPAPYTMSRIEK; from the coding sequence ATGGATTTGAAAATAATCAAGGAAAATTTGACTTACCGTATAGAGAGTGAACATTATCGAGTGGGTGTTCGCGACTTTATGATATATGCTACTAGCAAAGCAGCTTCTTCTAGTGGGAAAATTCGGTGTCCTTGTGCTAAGTGCGTAAACAATAAGTTGTTAAGTGCGGATGAAGTGAATTTGCATTTGCTAGATACTGGAATAATGTGCAATTACACAACTTGGATATTTCATGGAGAGCATCTAGatcaaacatcatcatcaacTGAAACAATAAGTGAAAATCCTCCTCTGAGTCGTATGTGTCAATTAGTTCAGGACGTATATGGACATAGAACTCCTAAGCATGATTTAAGTAATTCTCCTAACATGATAAACACTCCCACCAATGGATCAAGTAAAGACGCAGAAGACTTTTACAATTTATTGAAGGATACTGACCAAGAGTTATGGCCTGGGTGTGAATTAACTAAGTTGTCTTTTTTAGTGCTCCTTTTTCACATAAAGAGTAGTAATAAATGGAGTAATAAGTCGATAACAGATTTATTAGGAATTTTACGGCTTGCAATTCCCAATGGTGCAGACCTGCCAAAGTCGATTTCCGATGCAAAGAAAATCATTGGAAAATTAGGCCTCGGTTACGATAAAATTGATGTTTGCCCATCAAAAAATCATTGTCAATTATTCTGGAAAGATAAAGTAGACGATGATACTTGTTCGGTATGTGGGACATCGAGATGGAAAAACGTTCAGGAGCAATCCACTTCAAcggggagaaaaaagaaaaaaggtgtTCCCGCCAAGGTTTTACGATATTTTCCATTAAAACCTAGGCTCAAAAGATTATATATGTCTAAACATACAGCTACCTTAATGAGGTGGCACTCTGAAGAAAGAGTTAGAGATGATAGGGTTTTACGACATCCGGCTGATTCTAAAGCTTGGCAGGACTTTGATTCTAAATATCCTGCTTTTGGTACGGAAAGTCGTAATATAAGACTCGGGCTGGCTAGTGATGGTTTTAATCCATTTGGTATATTGAGCTCTACCTATAGTTGCTGGCCAGTAGTCTTAGTACCATATAATTTGCCTCCATGGATGTGTTTAAAACCATCATCTCTCATTCTCTCCACACTAATTCCGGGGCCAACTAGCCCAGGAAACAAAATTGACGTGTATTTACAACCCCTTATTGAAGAGCTAATTGATTTATGGGTGAATGGGATCGAAACATATGATGCTTCTAAAGATGAAACCTTTACCTTAAAAGCTGGATTACTGTGGACAATTAACGACTTTCCGGCTTATGGTATGCTCTCAGGCTGGGGTGTACATGGTGAGAATGCATGTCCTTCTTGTGACTCTCAAACTAATTCAAAATGGCTTTATAATAGTCACAAACGTTGTTTTATGGGCCATCGTCGATTGTTAGAGGAAGACCATGCTTTTCGCTTCAATAAACACGCTTTTAATGGAGAAGAAGAACATGAAGTTGCACTAGTGAGCCTTTCTGGAGTAGATATGGTGCGCCAAATTCAAGCAATTTCTAATTTCACTGATTCTAAAACTTGGAAAAAGAAGAGTATATTTTTTGAATTACCCTATTGGGATTCTCATTTAATAAGACACAACTTAGATGTCATGCACATAGAAAAAAATGTGTGTGATAATGTGATTGGAACCTTATTGAATTTGGAGGGAAAGTCTAAAGATAATCTAAAGGCTCGTCAGGACTTGGAAGCAATGGGAATAAGAAAGGAACTTCACCCACAAGAAAGGGGTTCAACTACTAGATTATATCTACCACCAGCTCCTTATACAATGTCTCGAATCGAAAAGTAA